In Lysobacter firmicutimachus, one genomic interval encodes:
- the tsaB gene encoding tRNA (adenosine(37)-N6)-threonylcarbamoyltransferase complex dimerization subunit type 1 TsaB has product MKLLAFETSTEACSVALWLDGEVRERFELAPRRHAELSLPWAEALLAEAGIGRSQLDAVALGRGPGAFTGVRLAIAVAQGIALALDRPLLPVSTLAVLALRACVPAGEAAPHRVYASIDARMGEVYTGAFELRDGEAFALDAERVCAPAEAVVPGENGGWLGVGTGFGAAEGALAQRLAPRFAAIDAQALPHAADLARLAAAAYARGEAIAPELVEPAYLRDNVALTIAEQVALRNRGG; this is encoded by the coding sequence ATGAAACTCCTGGCCTTCGAAACCTCCACCGAAGCCTGCTCCGTCGCCCTGTGGCTGGACGGCGAGGTGCGCGAACGCTTCGAACTCGCGCCGCGCCGGCATGCCGAACTGTCCCTGCCCTGGGCCGAGGCTTTGCTGGCCGAGGCCGGGATCGGGCGCTCGCAGCTCGATGCGGTCGCGCTCGGCCGCGGCCCCGGCGCCTTCACCGGCGTGCGCCTGGCGATCGCCGTGGCCCAGGGGATCGCCCTGGCGCTGGACCGGCCGCTGCTGCCGGTGTCGACCCTGGCGGTCCTGGCCCTGCGCGCTTGTGTCCCGGCGGGCGAGGCCGCGCCGCATCGCGTCTACGCATCGATCGACGCGCGCATGGGCGAGGTCTATACCGGCGCCTTCGAGCTGCGCGACGGCGAAGCGTTCGCGCTGGACGCCGAACGCGTGTGCGCGCCGGCCGAGGCGGTCGTGCCGGGCGAGAACGGCGGCTGGCTCGGCGTCGGCACCGGTTTCGGCGCCGCCGAGGGCGCGCTGGCGCAACGCCTGGCGCCGCGCTTCGCCGCGATCGATGCGCAGGCCCTCCCGCATGCCGCCGACCTGGCCCGGCTCGCCGCTGCCGCCTACGCGCGCGGCGAGGCGATCGCGCCGGAGCTGGTCGAGCCGGCCTATCTGCGCGACAACGTCGCCCTGACCATCGCCGAGCAGGTGGCGTTGCGCAATCGCGGCGGCTGA
- a CDS encoding glycosyltransferase family 2 protein, with the protein MNRFDTHADPALRVTVVLCTYNGARYLSAQLDSLLAQERSPDRIAIADDASSDATWTLLEAFAARARARGIEVDLQRNPRNLGYLRNFEAALARAGAGLVFLCDQDDVWHPNKIGDFVERFRADPGLIALHSDSRLVDGEGRDLGGRMFQTLEVAEAELQALHEGRGFEVLVRRNIVTGATLAMRRELIDRALPIPNLPALDIGRLGWVHDEWLALIAAATGRIDCIEAATIDYRQHGGNQIGARRRSLAERLGGGKQRREHMQAMVAKLESLRAHIDRAGLAVDAGKRAMLDERLNHLQLRLGLSPRFLQRWPLIRQEWRHGRYRRYSAGLRSLVCDLLGLR; encoded by the coding sequence ATGAACCGCTTCGACACCCACGCCGACCCGGCGCTGCGCGTCACCGTGGTGCTGTGCACGTACAACGGCGCGCGCTATCTCAGCGCCCAGCTCGACAGCCTGTTGGCGCAGGAGCGCAGCCCGGACCGGATCGCGATCGCCGACGACGCCTCCAGCGACGCCACCTGGACCCTGCTCGAAGCCTTCGCCGCCCGCGCCCGCGCCCGCGGCATCGAGGTCGATCTGCAGCGCAATCCACGCAACCTGGGCTACCTGCGCAACTTCGAGGCCGCGCTGGCCCGCGCCGGCGCCGGGCTGGTGTTCCTGTGCGACCAGGACGACGTCTGGCATCCGAACAAGATCGGCGATTTCGTCGAGCGTTTCCGCGCCGACCCGGGCCTGATCGCCTTGCACAGCGATTCGCGCCTGGTCGACGGCGAGGGCCGCGACCTCGGCGGGCGCATGTTCCAGACCCTGGAAGTCGCCGAGGCCGAACTGCAGGCCTTGCACGAGGGGCGCGGTTTCGAGGTGCTGGTCCGGCGCAACATCGTCACCGGCGCGACCCTGGCGATGCGGCGCGAGCTGATCGATCGCGCGCTGCCGATTCCGAACCTGCCGGCGTTGGACATCGGCCGCTTGGGCTGGGTCCACGACGAATGGCTGGCGTTGATCGCCGCCGCGACCGGCCGCATCGACTGCATCGAGGCGGCGACGATCGATTACCGCCAGCACGGCGGCAACCAGATCGGTGCGCGCCGGCGCAGCCTGGCCGAGCGCCTCGGCGGCGGCAAGCAGCGCCGAGAGCACATGCAGGCGATGGTGGCCAAGCTGGAATCGCTGCGCGCCCACATCGACCGCGCCGGCCTGGCGGTCGACGCCGGCAAGCGCGCCATGCTGGATGAGCGCTTGAACCACCTGCAACTGCGGCTGGGCTTGTCGCCGCGCTTTCTGCAGCGGTGGCCGTTGATCCGCCAGGAGTGGCGCCACGGTCGCTACCGGCGCTATTCGGCCGGCCTGCGTTCGCTGGTCTGCGATCTGCTGGGGTTGCGTTGA
- a CDS encoding glycosyltransferase family 2 protein, producing MSAAAANPGADVCAVIVTYHPQTDLLDGVVAAVQGQVGQLRIFDNASPDPALDGYFDGLRARGVEVFRSPRNVGLGSAINHAARAARAAGFAHVLLMDQDSTVDPDMVAQLRAALDRLRAQGPVAAVGPQFRDARTGAVAPFVRIGFPLNRKLYGGPGQTVDCDFLITSGSLLPLDALDAVGGMDEGLFIDNVDIEWSSRARHRGYRLYGVCDAGMQHRIGDLVPLASWLPLRTVVHSPTRLYYMMRNRVLLYRRAEVPLRWAAQDLPRLLLKFAGTAVFLRPRLGYVRAMLRGLRDGLCGRDGPMPSRTGDAHGRGSDPKR from the coding sequence ATGAGCGCCGCGGCCGCGAATCCCGGCGCCGACGTTTGCGCCGTCATCGTCACCTATCACCCACAGACCGACCTGCTCGACGGCGTGGTCGCCGCGGTGCAGGGCCAGGTCGGGCAATTGCGGATATTCGACAACGCCAGCCCCGATCCGGCGCTGGACGGTTATTTCGACGGTCTGCGTGCGCGCGGCGTCGAGGTGTTCCGCTCGCCGCGCAACGTCGGCCTGGGCAGCGCGATCAACCACGCCGCGCGCGCCGCGCGCGCCGCCGGCTTCGCGCACGTGCTGTTGATGGACCAGGACAGCACGGTCGATCCGGACATGGTCGCGCAGCTGCGCGCGGCGCTGGACCGGCTGCGCGCGCAAGGGCCGGTGGCCGCGGTCGGGCCGCAGTTCCGCGACGCCCGCACCGGCGCGGTCGCGCCGTTCGTGCGCATCGGCTTCCCGCTCAACCGCAAGCTCTACGGCGGGCCCGGACAGACGGTGGACTGCGATTTCCTGATCACCTCCGGCAGCCTGCTGCCCTTGGACGCGCTCGACGCGGTCGGCGGCATGGACGAAGGACTGTTCATCGACAACGTCGACATCGAATGGAGTTCGCGCGCGCGCCACCGCGGCTACCGCTTGTACGGGGTCTGCGACGCCGGCATGCAGCACCGCATCGGCGACCTGGTGCCGCTGGCGTCGTGGTTGCCGCTGCGCACCGTGGTGCACAGCCCGACCCGGCTGTACTACATGATGCGCAACCGCGTTCTGCTATACCGTCGCGCCGAAGTGCCGTTGCGCTGGGCGGCGCAAGATCTGCCGCGGTTGCTGCTCAAGTTCGCCGGCACCGCAGTGTTCCTGCGTCCGCGCCTGGGCTATGTGCGGGCGATGCTGCGCGGCTTGCGCGACGGTCTGTGCGGGCGCGACGGGCCGATGCCGAGCCGGACGGGCGACGCCCACGGCCGAGGTTCCGATCCGAAGCGATAG
- the gshB gene encoding glutathione synthase, with amino-acid sequence MPLDIVVVMDPIGSIKIAKDSTFAMLLEAQRRGHRLWYVQPGGLSLHGGHAMANVAELQVRDDASGWYKLGSWSHIELDGRHVVLMRKDPPVDAEYLHDTQILSIAQRAGAFVVNDPQGLRDYNEKLAALLFPQCCAATLVTRSPAELKEFLAFHRQAVLKPLDGMGGRSIFRLSAGEPNVNVILETLTEGGRHLTMAQKYLPEISDGDKRILLVDGVPVDYALARIPQGDEFRGNLAAGGRGEGRPLSERDRWIAAQVGPEMRRRGMLFVGLDVIGDFMTELNVTSPTCIRELDAQFGLNIAGLLFDAIESRVAAARAA; translated from the coding sequence ATGCCCCTGGACATCGTCGTCGTGATGGACCCCATCGGGTCGATCAAGATCGCCAAGGACTCGACATTCGCAATGCTACTGGAAGCGCAGCGCCGCGGACATCGTCTGTGGTATGTGCAGCCGGGCGGTTTGAGCCTGCACGGCGGCCATGCGATGGCGAATGTGGCCGAGCTGCAGGTGCGCGACGATGCGAGCGGCTGGTACAAACTGGGATCTTGGTCACATATCGAGCTCGATGGCCGCCACGTCGTGCTGATGCGCAAGGATCCGCCGGTCGACGCCGAGTACCTGCACGACACCCAGATCCTCAGCATCGCCCAGCGCGCCGGCGCCTTCGTGGTCAACGATCCGCAGGGCCTGCGCGACTACAACGAGAAGCTGGCGGCATTGCTGTTTCCGCAGTGCTGCGCGGCCACCCTGGTGACCCGCAGCCCGGCCGAGCTCAAGGAGTTCCTGGCCTTCCACCGGCAGGCGGTGCTCAAGCCGCTGGACGGGATGGGCGGGCGCTCGATCTTCCGGCTCAGCGCCGGCGAACCCAACGTCAACGTGATCCTGGAGACCCTGACCGAGGGCGGCCGCCACCTGACCATGGCGCAGAAGTACCTGCCGGAGATCAGCGACGGCGACAAACGCATCCTGCTGGTCGACGGCGTGCCGGTCGACTACGCCCTGGCGCGGATTCCGCAGGGCGACGAGTTCCGCGGCAACCTCGCCGCCGGCGGCCGCGGCGAAGGCCGGCCGCTGAGCGAGCGCGACCGCTGGATCGCGGCCCAGGTCGGCCCGGAAATGCGCCGCCGCGGCATGCTGTTCGTCGGCCTGGACGTGATCGGCGACTTCATGACCGAACTCAACGTCACCTCGCCGACCTGCATCCGCGAGCTCGACGCGCAGTTCGGCCTCAATATCGCCGGCCTGTTGTTCGACGCGATCGAATCGCGCGTGGCCGCCGCCCGCGCCGCATGA
- a CDS encoding energy transducer TonB, with amino-acid sequence MSAAAPSLPGTGLGEPQRFGATMVLSVLVHGILLLGVGYTLERAAPVVPTLDVILTQTQTALTPKQADFLAQANNQGGGEHDKSTRPRDNQSGPAPQAEAGVAQMALRAQSPSAQPQPVARVVSSTRGETVTARDRNTPTPAERPLPPGDRKIEHDIEMARLAAEIHMRSERYAKRPTRKFVSASTTEYAWAGYLREWVDRVERVGNLNYPDEARRRRLAGQVVISVAVRRNGSVERADIIRSSGIALLDASALRIARLAEPYPPLPKTEEDPDILHVTRTWNFLPAGALVDE; translated from the coding sequence ATGAGCGCCGCCGCCCCGTCCCTGCCCGGCACCGGCCTGGGCGAGCCGCAACGCTTCGGCGCGACCATGGTCCTGTCGGTGCTGGTCCACGGCATCCTCCTGCTCGGCGTCGGCTACACCCTGGAGCGCGCCGCGCCGGTGGTGCCCACCCTGGACGTGATCCTGACCCAGACCCAGACCGCGCTGACGCCCAAGCAGGCCGATTTCCTGGCCCAGGCCAACAACCAGGGCGGCGGCGAGCACGACAAGAGCACCCGCCCGCGCGACAACCAGTCCGGCCCGGCGCCGCAGGCCGAGGCCGGGGTGGCGCAGATGGCGCTGCGCGCGCAGTCGCCGAGCGCGCAGCCGCAGCCGGTGGCGCGGGTGGTCAGCAGCACCCGCGGCGAGACCGTGACCGCGCGCGACCGCAACACCCCGACGCCGGCCGAGCGGCCGCTGCCGCCGGGCGATCGCAAGATCGAGCACGACATCGAAATGGCGCGCCTGGCGGCCGAGATCCACATGCGCTCGGAACGTTACGCCAAGCGGCCGACGCGCAAGTTCGTCTCCGCCAGCACCACCGAGTACGCCTGGGCCGGCTACCTGCGCGAATGGGTCGACCGGGTCGAACGGGTCGGCAACCTCAACTACCCGGACGAAGCGCGCCGTCGCCGCCTCGCCGGCCAGGTGGTGATCAGCGTCGCGGTGCGCCGCAACGGCAGCGTCGAGCGCGCCGACATCATCCGCAGCAGCGGCATCGCCCTGCTCGACGCTTCGGCCCTGCGCATCGCCCGCCTGGCCGAGCCCTACCCGCCGCTGCCCAAGACCGAGGAAGACCCGGACATCCTGCACGTGACCCGGACCTGGAACTTCCTGCCGGCGGGGGCGCTGGTCGACGAATGA
- a CDS encoding ATP-dependent DNA helicase: protein MEPSRLGVASRAALSEGGDLARNIAAFAPRPAQQDLSGAIADAFEARSTLLAEAGTGTGKTFAYLVPALLSGLKTIVSTGTRALQDQLYHRDLPRVRDALGTGLKTALLKGRANYLCRYRTEQAKGEPRFSSREYAAQFQRIVAWSGRTRSGDLAELEALAEDSPLLPMVTSTAENCLGSDCPMYADCFVVQARQRAQAADLVVVNHHLLLADLALKQEGFGEILPGAQAFVVDEAHQLPELAGQFFGEAISARPLVELARDALAECKQVPGSLAAMQVPARELEQAVRALRAAMDELPVRATRRRAAEVPAVEEAFDALQAALLTLEEALEPLRASAPGFESCHARAREFSARLRRWRGFPPAASLPAPVEDESEEAATGGSGAAAASALRAAAPTVAAEGAGEGEDVGEAGDPKRDARRGGGSVRWYELTARGFRLSRTPLDVSGPLAEHRERSRAAWVFTSATLAVGGQFQHYARKLGLVEPRTLLAPSPFDWQTQALLYLPPGLPDPMVRHYNDSMVDRIRPVLEASGGRAFVLFASHRALRETAELLRDGPWPLFVQGEAPRHVLLERFRASGNGVLLGAASFREGVDVAGEALSVVVIDKLPFAAPDDPVFEARLEAIRRSGGNPFRDEQLPQAVIALKQGAGRLIRSESDRGVLVLCDPRLTTKTYGKTFLDSLPPLPRSRRIEDVVDFFAGRPLALESDSSAPDGEDYYYR, encoded by the coding sequence ATGGAACCCAGCCGCCTTGGCGTCGCCAGTCGTGCCGCGCTGAGCGAAGGCGGCGACCTGGCGCGCAACATCGCCGCCTTCGCCCCGCGCCCGGCACAGCAAGACCTCTCGGGCGCGATCGCCGACGCCTTCGAGGCGCGCTCGACCCTGCTCGCCGAGGCCGGCACCGGCACCGGCAAGACCTTCGCCTACCTGGTCCCGGCGCTGCTGTCCGGGCTCAAGACCATCGTCTCCACCGGCACCCGCGCGCTGCAGGACCAGCTCTATCATCGCGACCTGCCGCGGGTGCGCGACGCGCTCGGCACCGGGCTCAAGACCGCGCTGCTCAAGGGCCGGGCCAATTACCTGTGCCGCTACCGCACCGAGCAGGCCAAGGGCGAGCCGCGCTTCTCCAGCCGCGAATACGCGGCGCAATTCCAGCGCATCGTGGCCTGGTCCGGGCGCACCCGTTCCGGCGACCTGGCCGAACTGGAGGCGCTGGCCGAGGATTCGCCGCTGCTGCCGATGGTCACCTCGACCGCCGAAAACTGCCTGGGCAGCGACTGCCCGATGTACGCCGACTGCTTCGTGGTGCAGGCGCGCCAGCGCGCCCAGGCCGCCGACCTGGTGGTGGTCAATCACCATCTGCTGCTCGCCGATCTGGCCCTGAAGCAGGAAGGCTTCGGCGAAATCCTGCCCGGCGCGCAGGCCTTCGTGGTCGACGAAGCGCACCAATTGCCGGAACTGGCCGGACAGTTCTTCGGCGAGGCGATCAGCGCCCGGCCGCTGGTCGAACTGGCGCGCGACGCCCTGGCCGAGTGCAAGCAGGTGCCCGGTTCGCTGGCGGCCATGCAGGTGCCGGCGCGCGAGTTGGAGCAGGCCGTGCGCGCGTTGCGCGCGGCGATGGACGAACTGCCGGTGCGCGCAACCCGCCGCCGCGCCGCCGAAGTGCCGGCGGTGGAAGAGGCCTTCGACGCGCTGCAGGCGGCGCTGCTGACGTTGGAAGAGGCGTTGGAGCCGTTGCGCGCCTCGGCCCCGGGGTTCGAAAGCTGCCACGCCCGCGCCAGGGAGTTTTCCGCGCGCTTGCGGCGCTGGCGCGGGTTTCCGCCGGCGGCTTCGCTGCCGGCGCCGGTCGAGGACGAGAGCGAGGAGGCCGCGACAGGGGGCAGCGGTGCGGCTGCCGCGTCCGCACTGCGCGCCGCGGCGCCGACCGTCGCCGCGGAAGGGGCGGGCGAGGGCGAGGACGTCGGCGAAGCCGGGGACCCCAAGCGCGACGCCCGCCGCGGTGGCGGCAGCGTGCGCTGGTACGAACTGACCGCGCGCGGCTTCCGCCTCAGCCGCACGCCGCTGGACGTGTCCGGGCCGCTGGCCGAGCATCGCGAACGCTCGCGCGCGGCCTGGGTGTTCACCTCGGCCACGCTCGCGGTCGGCGGCCAGTTCCAGCATTACGCACGCAAGCTCGGCCTGGTCGAGCCGCGTACCTTGTTGGCCCCGAGTCCGTTCGACTGGCAAACCCAGGCCCTGCTGTATCTGCCGCCGGGCCTGCCCGACCCGATGGTGCGGCATTACAACGACAGCATGGTCGACCGCATCCGGCCGGTGTTGGAGGCCTCCGGCGGCCGCGCCTTCGTCCTGTTCGCCTCGCACCGCGCCCTGCGCGAAACCGCCGAATTGCTGCGCGACGGCCCCTGGCCGTTGTTCGTGCAGGGCGAGGCGCCGCGGCACGTGCTGCTGGAACGGTTCCGCGCCTCCGGCAACGGCGTGCTGCTTGGCGCCGCCAGCTTCCGCGAAGGCGTCGATGTCGCCGGCGAGGCGCTGAGCGTGGTGGTGATCGACAAGCTGCCGTTCGCCGCGCCCGACGACCCGGTGTTCGAGGCGCGGCTGGAGGCGATCCGCCGCAGCGGCGGCAACCCGTTCCGCGACGAACAGCTGCCGCAGGCGGTGATCGCGCTCAAGCAGGGCGCCGGCCGCCTGATCCGCAGCGAGAGCGATCGCGGCGTGCTGGTGCTGTGCGACCCGCGCCTGACCACCAAGACCTACGGCAAGACCTTCCTGGACTCGCTGCCGCCGTTGCCGCGCAGCCGCCGGATCGAGGACGTGGTTGATTTCTTCGCCGGCCGCCCGCTGGCCCTAGAATCGGATTCGTCCGCGCCGGACGGCGAGGACTATTACTACCGCTGA
- a CDS encoding VOC family protein, with product MSEQEPAARKPRVHGLGGVFFKARDPAALADWYRRHLDLDVQPWGGALFRWQRAGSGQDACTVWAPFGEDSTYFQPSDKPYMLNLRVDDLAGTLQALREEGCTVLDRHEESEQGKFGYALDPEGGLLELWQPAPGY from the coding sequence ATGAGCGAACAGGAACCGGCGGCGCGCAAGCCGCGCGTGCACGGCTTGGGCGGAGTGTTCTTCAAGGCGCGCGATCCGGCCGCGCTGGCGGACTGGTACCGGCGCCACCTGGACCTGGACGTGCAGCCCTGGGGCGGGGCGCTGTTCCGCTGGCAGCGCGCCGGCAGCGGCCAGGACGCCTGCACGGTGTGGGCGCCGTTCGGCGAGGACAGCACCTACTTCCAGCCCAGCGACAAGCCCTACATGCTCAATCTGCGGGTCGACGATCTGGCGGGCACCCTGCAGGCGCTGCGCGAGGAAGGCTGCACCGTGCTGGACCGCCATGAGGAGTCCGAGCAGGGCAAGTTCGGCTACGCGCTCGACCCGGAAGGCGGGCTGCTGGAGCTGTGGCAGCCGGCGCCGGGCTACTGA
- the mrcB gene encoding penicillin-binding protein 1B, producing MARIDYDEDQHDDDSDDGRAPTWRRRLVTWGLAVAGLGLGFLIPYTLYLNHEVGQRFGQLRWQIPTRVYARPLELAPGLALDAATLKTELDAASYREDGGARPGTYARDGGRFTIASRGFNDVDGKVAPRRIEVTVSGGRVAALRDLTTRKSLRVARLDPARIATLYGQKQEERRLVRIEEVPELLVTGLQAVEDRDFNHHFGIDLSGMARAAFKNVAAGRAKQGASTLTQQLARSGLLGIGQEQTLTRKGKEIIYALLIEARYDKRTILEAYFNQVYLGQRGSQAIHGVAAASEFWFGRDLRDLNTEQIALLIGIVRGPSYYDPRRNPERALERRNFVLGEMHETGLIDDKEFQRALKTPLGITQNPGNIAANRFPAYVDLVRRQLARDYPADALAGAGLSVMSGMAPSAQAQAEGAVARTLKSLDSKRRPPLQAGLVVTDVHNGEVVAVVGSREFTQHGFNRAVEAQRPVGSLLKPFVYLLALAQPGEFNLASWIDDSPVTVKLGRGRNWNPGNSDGRSHGMVRMVDALAMSYNQATVRIGMKVAPERIADLIKTLAGIEATNNPSLILGAVDQSPYAMAQLYQFLASGGEIQPLHAVRGVLDANGKAVKRYDKEPAPAQEGDAIAARLITIALQQAVSNGTGRQLIGDGLGRLAPAGKTGTSNDGRDSWFAGWTGDHLAVIWVGNDQNQTTGLYGATGAMRVWSSIFTRLPSAPLKVTDKGLDWQSVIGTHVTDASCAGARRFPFVAGFAPEYAPCPAPQPEGGEESGGGWREWFGLGRDKDEPAPPAPSDPPPPEQ from the coding sequence GTGGCCCGCATCGATTACGACGAAGACCAGCACGACGACGACAGCGACGACGGCCGCGCGCCGACTTGGCGCCGCCGCCTGGTGACCTGGGGCCTGGCCGTCGCCGGCCTGGGGCTGGGGTTCCTGATTCCGTACACGCTTTATCTCAACCACGAAGTCGGGCAACGCTTCGGCCAGCTGCGTTGGCAGATCCCGACCCGGGTGTATGCGCGCCCGCTGGAACTGGCGCCGGGCTTGGCGCTGGACGCCGCCACGTTGAAGACCGAGCTCGATGCCGCCTCCTACCGCGAGGACGGCGGCGCCCGCCCGGGCACCTACGCCCGCGACGGCGGCCGCTTCACCATCGCCAGCCGCGGCTTCAACGACGTCGACGGCAAGGTCGCGCCGCGCCGGATCGAAGTCACCGTGTCCGGCGGCCGCGTCGCCGCGTTGCGCGACCTGACCACGCGCAAGTCCCTGCGCGTGGCGCGCCTGGACCCGGCGCGGATCGCGACCCTGTACGGACAGAAGCAGGAAGAGCGCCGGCTGGTGCGGATCGAGGAAGTGCCCGAGCTGTTGGTCACCGGCCTGCAGGCGGTGGAAGACCGCGACTTCAACCACCACTTCGGCATCGACCTCAGCGGCATGGCGCGCGCGGCGTTCAAGAACGTCGCCGCCGGCCGCGCCAAGCAGGGCGCCAGCACCCTGACCCAACAGCTGGCGCGCAGCGGCCTGCTCGGCATCGGCCAGGAGCAGACCCTGACCCGCAAGGGCAAGGAAATCATCTATGCCTTGTTGATCGAGGCGCGCTACGACAAGCGCACCATCCTCGAGGCCTATTTCAACCAGGTCTACCTCGGCCAGCGCGGCTCGCAGGCGATCCACGGCGTCGCCGCGGCCTCCGAGTTCTGGTTCGGCCGCGACCTGCGCGATCTCAACACCGAACAGATCGCGCTGTTGATCGGCATCGTCCGCGGCCCGTCCTACTACGACCCGCGGCGCAATCCCGAGCGCGCGCTGGAGCGGCGCAATTTCGTCCTCGGCGAAATGCACGAGACCGGACTGATCGACGACAAGGAGTTCCAGCGCGCGCTCAAGACTCCGCTCGGCATCACCCAGAACCCGGGCAACATCGCCGCCAACCGCTTCCCGGCCTACGTCGACTTGGTCCGCCGCCAGTTGGCCCGCGACTATCCGGCCGATGCGCTGGCCGGCGCCGGCCTCAGCGTCATGAGCGGCATGGCGCCTTCGGCCCAGGCCCAGGCCGAAGGCGCGGTCGCGCGCACGCTCAAGAGCCTGGACAGCAAGCGCCGCCCGCCGCTGCAGGCCGGCCTGGTGGTCACCGACGTGCACAACGGCGAAGTGGTGGCGGTGGTCGGCAGCCGCGAATTCACCCAACACGGCTTCAACCGCGCGGTCGAGGCGCAGCGTCCCGTCGGCTCGTTGCTCAAGCCCTTCGTGTACCTGTTGGCGCTGGCGCAGCCGGGCGAGTTCAACCTGGCGTCGTGGATCGACGACTCGCCGGTGACGGTCAAGCTCGGACGCGGCCGCAACTGGAACCCGGGCAACTCCGACGGCCGCAGCCACGGCATGGTGCGCATGGTCGACGCGCTGGCCATGTCCTACAACCAGGCCACGGTGCGGATCGGCATGAAGGTCGCGCCGGAGCGCATCGCCGACCTGATCAAGACCCTGGCCGGCATCGAGGCGACGAACAACCCCTCGCTGATCCTCGGCGCGGTCGACCAGAGCCCGTACGCGATGGCGCAGCTGTACCAGTTCCTCGCGTCCGGCGGCGAGATCCAGCCGCTGCACGCGGTGCGCGGCGTGCTCGACGCCAACGGCAAGGCGGTCAAGCGCTACGACAAGGAACCGGCGCCGGCGCAGGAAGGCGACGCGATCGCCGCGCGCCTGATCACCATCGCCCTGCAGCAGGCGGTCAGCAACGGCACCGGCCGCCAGCTGATCGGCGACGGCCTCGGCCGCCTGGCGCCGGCCGGCAAGACCGGCACCAGCAACGATGGCCGCGACAGCTGGTTCGCCGGTTGGACCGGCGATCACCTGGCGGTGATCTGGGTCGGCAACGACCAGAACCAGACCACCGGCTTGTACGGCGCCACCGGCGCGATGCGGGTGTGGTCGTCGATCTTCACCCGCTTGCCCAGCGCACCGCTGAAGGTCACCGACAAGGGCTTGGACTGGCAGTCGGTGATCGGCACCCACGTCACCGACGCCAGCTGCGCCGGCGCGCGCCGCTTCCCGTTCGTGGCCGGCTTCGCTCCGGAATACGCGCCGTGCCCGGCGCCGCAGCCGGAAGGCGGCGAAGAATCCGGCGGCGGCTGGCGCGAATGGTTCGGCCTCGGCCGGGACAAGGACGAACCCGCGCCGCCGGCGCCGTCGGATCCCCCGCCCCCGGAGCAATGA